From the genome of Ornithobacterium rhinotracheale, one region includes:
- a CDS encoding proline dehydrogenase family protein — protein sequence MDRLYEQNVGSILDYSIEGKEDERSYNACFNEIMSIIDLAENNPKIPFVVFKPTGYGNIDLYEKVGKKQQLSPAEHTAWEHIRTRFYKTCEKAYQKGVKIMIDAEETWMQDAADDLAQEMMKTFNKERVVVLNTLQMYRTDRLEYLKNEFKKAEEEDYYLGFKIVRGAYMEKERERAQKMGYPSPIQPDKAATDASYNAALDFITEHCDRIFLFAGTHNEESCMNLKNKIDQNSDLANCWFGQLLGMSDNISFVLGENGYHVAKYVPFGPVKEVIPYLIRRAQENTSVAGQSNRELTLIEKELKRRKELKQA from the coding sequence GTGGATAGATTGTATGAGCAAAATGTAGGCAGTATTTTGGATTATTCGATTGAGGGAAAGGAAGATGAGAGATCTTATAATGCCTGTTTTAATGAAATTATGTCGATTATAGATTTAGCTGAAAATAATCCAAAAATTCCTTTTGTAGTGTTTAAACCTACGGGCTACGGAAATATTGATTTGTACGAAAAAGTGGGCAAAAAACAGCAGCTTTCTCCAGCCGAGCACACAGCGTGGGAGCATATTAGAACTAGGTTTTATAAAACTTGTGAAAAAGCCTACCAAAAAGGTGTCAAAATCATGATTGATGCCGAAGAAACCTGGATGCAAGATGCGGCAGACGATTTGGCACAAGAAATGATGAAAACTTTTAATAAAGAGAGAGTTGTAGTGCTCAATACTTTGCAAATGTATCGCACCGATCGCTTAGAATATTTAAAAAATGAATTTAAAAAAGCGGAAGAAGAAGATTACTATTTAGGCTTTAAAATCGTGCGTGGTGCTTACATGGAAAAAGAGCGTGAGCGTGCACAAAAAATGGGTTATCCTTCTCCGATTCAGCCAGATAAAGCAGCAACGGATGCGTCGTACAATGCTGCACTTGATTTCATCACCGAGCATTGCGATAGAATTTTCCTTTTTGCGGGAACGCACAACGAAGAGAGTTGTATGAATCTCAAAAATAAAATCGACCAAAATTCGGATTTAGCCAACTGTTGGTTTGGGCAATTGCTTGGCATGAGTGATAACATCAGCTTTGTGCTGGGTGAGAACGGCTATCATGTGGCAAAATATGTTCCGTTTGGTCCTGTAAAAGAGGTGATTCCATATTTAATCCGAAGAGCACAAGAAAACACCTCGGTAGCGGGACAATCCAATCGAGAATTGACCTTGATCGAAAAAGAACTTAAACGAAGAAAAGAATTAAAACAAGCATAA
- a CDS encoding 3-dehydroquinate synthase family protein encodes MTQAPIYFDQGFEALDQLIAEKNYSKIMILVDENTHEKCLPLLLQNTENILNCEFIEIPAGEDTKQLFFVNQVLKSLKLSGLDRKSLLINLGGGVVTDFGGFVASIYNRGIDFVNIPTSLLAMVDASAGGKTGVDLCGIKNIVGTFSQPQMVIIETEFLKTLPPRELLSGFAEMLKHGLIQDENQWKTLSQITKLDAENIAPHIKNSINVKLNVVTQDPTEKGLRKILNAGHTLGHAIETYYLWLDKSVIAKGEAVGDKINHFITQSLESDDDFSQPILSEKEGEPSITHGEAVATGLMLEAHLAWQKGFISKEEFSEIFYRLTELYPYFELPSAEILEQIMLHDKKNEGGKINFVMLRRIGECTPDKVECSRNEIQNAIDFYTENFPK; translated from the coding sequence ATGACACAAGCGCCAATCTATTTCGACCAAGGCTTTGAGGCTCTGGACCAATTAATTGCTGAGAAAAATTACAGCAAAATAATGATTCTAGTAGATGAAAATACGCACGAAAAATGCCTGCCGCTACTTCTGCAAAATACTGAAAATATTCTAAATTGTGAATTTATAGAAATACCCGCGGGGGAAGACACTAAGCAACTTTTCTTTGTAAATCAAGTACTTAAATCCTTAAAATTGAGCGGACTTGACCGCAAGTCCTTACTCATCAATTTAGGGGGCGGCGTGGTTACCGATTTCGGAGGTTTTGTTGCCTCTATCTACAATCGTGGAATTGATTTTGTAAACATTCCCACCAGCTTGCTCGCGATGGTTGATGCCTCTGCGGGCGGAAAAACAGGTGTGGATTTATGCGGAATTAAAAATATTGTAGGCACATTTTCTCAGCCTCAAATGGTAATTATTGAAACAGAATTTCTAAAAACACTCCCGCCGCGCGAGCTGCTTTCTGGCTTTGCTGAAATGCTTAAACACGGCTTAATTCAAGATGAAAATCAGTGGAAAACGCTCTCTCAAATCACCAAATTAGATGCCGAAAATATTGCGCCACATATCAAGAATTCCATCAATGTAAAACTAAATGTCGTTACGCAAGACCCTACCGAAAAGGGACTTAGAAAAATCCTAAACGCAGGGCACACCTTGGGGCACGCCATAGAGACTTATTACCTCTGGCTTGATAAAAGTGTAATTGCAAAAGGGGAAGCCGTGGGCGATAAAATCAATCATTTCATCACTCAGAGCTTGGAGAGCGATGATGATTTTTCACAGCCAATCCTTTCTGAAAAAGAGGGCGAACCAAGCATCACACACGGCGAGGCAGTGGCCACTGGGCTAATGCTTGAAGCACACCTAGCTTGGCAAAAGGGCTTTATATCCAAGGAAGAATTTAGCGAAATTTTCTACCGATTAACGGAGCTTTACCCCTATTTTGAATTGCCTTCGGCTGAAATTTTAGAGCAAATTATGCTACACGATAAGAAAAATGAGGGGGGCAAAATTAATTTTGTAATGCTAAGGCGCATCGGGGAATGCACACCCGATAAGGTGGAATGCTCTCGCAATGAAATTCAAAATGCAATAGATTTTTATACTGAAAATTTCCCAAAATAA
- the clpB gene encoding ATP-dependent chaperone ClpB has translation MDINKFTIKAQEAVQKAQQLAQMHGNQAIENGHLMEALLDEDNQVIDFILKKQGINIDYLKKELEKIINTYAKVTGGEMHLSSALNRVLNEATIEAQKMKDEFVSVEHLLLALLKANDRVSDLLKSLGASHQQTLDVSAELRKGQRVTSQSAEETYNSLSKYAKNLNDLVIEGKLDPVIGRDEEIRRVLQILSRRTKNNPILIGEPGVGKTAIAEGLAHRIVNGDVPENLKDKNIYSLDMGALVAGAKYKGEFEERLKSVVKEVTSSEGQIILFIDEIHTLVGAGGGEGAMDAANILKPALARGELRSIGATTLNEYQKYFEKDKALERRFQKVMVEEPNEEDAISILRGIKEKYEVHHKIRIKDEAIIAAVELSERYISDRFLPDKAIDLIDEASSKLRMEMNSKPEELDVLDRKIMQLEIEIEAIKRENDERKLALLKQELAELNEKRSELNATWQTEKNLADNIQVARKNIEDLKLEAERAERLGDYGTVAEIRYGKIKEEEAKLAELEKQFTDQDAKMIKEEVDREDIAEVVARWTGIPVTKMMQSEREKLLNLEAELHRRVIGQEEAIAAVSDAIRRNRAGLSDERRPIGSFLFLGSTGVGKTELAKALAEYLFDDEDSMTRIDMSEYQERHAVSRLVGAPPGYVGYDEGGQLTEAVRRRPYSVVLLDEIEKAHPDAFNILLQVLDDGRLTDNKGRTVNFKNTIVIMTSNIGSHIIQDNFADLENKDEEAILSQTKEEVFNLLKQSFKPEFLNRIDETILFKPLKREEIKEIVELQLKSLSKLLAKRDIVLDTTPEAINYLSRIGYDPQFGARPIKRAIQQEVLNKLSKEILAGNVHDNSVVLIDYFDESGLVFRTKE, from the coding sequence ATGGACATTAATAAATTTACGATAAAAGCACAAGAAGCCGTGCAAAAGGCGCAGCAACTAGCCCAAATGCACGGAAATCAAGCGATAGAGAATGGCCACTTGATGGAGGCTCTATTAGATGAAGATAATCAAGTGATTGATTTTATCCTTAAAAAACAAGGCATAAACATTGATTATTTGAAAAAAGAATTAGAGAAAATTATAAATACTTATGCCAAAGTTACGGGAGGCGAAATGCACCTCTCCTCAGCGCTAAACAGAGTGCTGAACGAGGCAACAATCGAGGCGCAGAAGATGAAAGACGAGTTTGTGAGTGTAGAGCATTTGCTTTTGGCATTGCTTAAAGCTAACGACCGCGTTTCTGATTTGCTTAAATCCTTGGGCGCATCTCACCAGCAAACGCTAGATGTGAGCGCAGAGCTTAGAAAAGGGCAGCGCGTAACTTCCCAAAGTGCTGAGGAGACTTATAACTCTCTCTCCAAATATGCCAAAAATCTAAATGATTTGGTGATTGAAGGTAAATTAGATCCCGTAATTGGGCGAGATGAAGAAATTCGCCGCGTATTGCAGATTTTATCCAGAAGAACCAAAAACAACCCTATCCTAATCGGGGAGCCAGGGGTGGGTAAAACAGCCATAGCCGAAGGCTTAGCCCACAGAATTGTAAATGGTGATGTGCCTGAAAATCTGAAAGATAAAAATATTTATTCCCTAGATATGGGGGCACTCGTGGCAGGAGCTAAATATAAGGGAGAATTTGAGGAAAGATTAAAATCTGTGGTGAAGGAGGTTACCAGCTCTGAAGGACAAATCATCTTGTTCATCGATGAAATTCACACACTTGTAGGTGCTGGAGGTGGAGAAGGAGCGATGGATGCTGCCAATATTTTAAAACCTGCTTTGGCGCGTGGTGAGTTGCGCTCAATTGGGGCTACAACCTTGAACGAATATCAAAAATATTTTGAAAAAGATAAAGCACTCGAGCGTAGATTCCAAAAAGTGATGGTAGAAGAACCAAACGAAGAAGATGCAATTTCTATCTTGCGTGGAATCAAAGAAAAATATGAAGTTCACCATAAAATTAGAATCAAAGACGAGGCGATTATCGCAGCTGTTGAGCTTTCGGAAAGATATATTTCAGATAGATTTTTGCCAGATAAAGCCATCGACCTCATTGATGAAGCCTCCTCTAAATTGCGTATGGAGATGAACTCTAAGCCAGAGGAGTTAGATGTTTTAGACAGAAAAATAATGCAGCTAGAAATTGAAATAGAGGCAATAAAGCGTGAAAACGATGAGCGAAAATTAGCCCTATTAAAACAAGAATTAGCCGAATTAAATGAAAAACGAAGCGAGCTAAACGCTACTTGGCAAACCGAGAAAAACCTAGCCGATAATATCCAAGTGGCGCGCAAAAATATTGAAGATTTAAAACTAGAAGCGGAGCGCGCAGAACGCCTCGGCGACTACGGAACTGTGGCTGAAATCCGCTATGGAAAAATTAAAGAAGAAGAGGCTAAATTGGCAGAATTAGAAAAACAATTCACGGACCAAGATGCCAAAATGATTAAAGAAGAAGTAGACCGAGAGGATATCGCTGAAGTAGTGGCACGCTGGACTGGAATTCCAGTGACTAAAATGATGCAATCTGAAAGAGAGAAATTATTAAACCTTGAAGCTGAATTGCACCGCCGCGTAATCGGTCAAGAGGAAGCCATAGCAGCCGTATCCGATGCCATTCGCAGAAACCGAGCAGGTTTAAGCGATGAGCGCAGACCAATTGGCTCCTTCCTATTTCTAGGCTCCACAGGAGTCGGGAAAACTGAGCTTGCCAAAGCCCTTGCCGAATACTTATTTGACGATGAAGATAGTATGACGCGCATCGATATGAGCGAATACCAAGAGCGCCACGCCGTAAGCCGCTTGGTAGGAGCGCCTCCGGGGTATGTAGGCTATGATGAAGGTGGGCAGCTCACCGAGGCCGTGCGCCGCAGACCATACTCAGTAGTGCTTTTGGACGAGATAGAGAAAGCACACCCAGATGCCTTCAACATCCTGTTGCAGGTGCTTGATGATGGTCGCTTGACAGATAACAAAGGCCGCACGGTGAACTTTAAAAACACAATTGTAATAATGACTTCTAACATCGGTTCGCATATCATTCAAGATAATTTCGCCGATTTAGAGAACAAAGATGAAGAAGCTATTTTAAGCCAAACCAAGGAAGAGGTATTTAATTTATTAAAACAAAGCTTTAAGCCAGAATTCCTAAATCGTATCGATGAAACCATACTTTTCAAGCCATTGAAGAGAGAGGAAATCAAGGAAATAGTGGAGTTGCAGCTGAAATCTTTATCAAAATTATTAGCCAAACGAGACATCGTTCTAGACACTACGCCAGAGGCTATCAACTATTTATCGCGAATAGGTTATGACCCACAATTTGGCGCAAGACCAATTAAGAGAGCCATTCAGCAAGAGGTGCTCAATAAATTGTCAAAAGAAATTTTAGCTGGCAATGTTCACGATAATTCAGTGGTACTAATTGATTATTTTGATGAAAGCGGCTTGGTTTTCAGAACAAAAGAGTAA
- a CDS encoding DUF2147 domain-containing protein yields the protein MKRILLLLFISISGFIFAQSPVGTWKTIDDNTGKARSFVKIYEKNGALFGKIVKITNPALQNKKCEKCKGNKKNAPLLGFEVITGLRKNGNIWEDGKITDPDSGKEYSCKIELEGNNKLKVRGFLGFSLLGRTQIWERVN from the coding sequence ATGAAAAGAATTTTATTACTATTATTTATCAGTATTTCAGGTTTTATTTTCGCACAATCTCCTGTGGGCACTTGGAAAACGATTGATGACAACACGGGAAAGGCACGCTCCTTTGTAAAAATCTATGAGAAAAATGGAGCACTTTTTGGCAAAATCGTAAAAATCACCAACCCTGCCCTGCAAAATAAAAAATGTGAAAAGTGCAAGGGCAATAAGAAAAACGCTCCATTACTAGGCTTTGAGGTAATCACGGGGCTTAGAAAGAATGGAAATATTTGGGAAGATGGCAAAATTACCGACCCCGATTCTGGAAAAGAATATTCTTGCAAAATTGAGCTAGAAGGCAATAATAAGCTAAAAGTAAGAGGCTTTCTTGGATTTTCGCTCCTAGGGCGCACGCAAATTTGGGAACGCGTAAACTAG
- the hisE gene encoding phosphoribosyl-ATP diphosphatase, giving the protein MPKKFPFLKRFERKIEEAKSLDKNSRLARKLSLGPYQLAKKMGEESVEMVIASGKECDKDFLEEAADVFYYYMLALHDRGYALKDVLLILKDRDKNGKKDKVY; this is encoded by the coding sequence ATGCCTAAAAAATTTCCTTTTCTAAAAAGATTTGAAAGAAAAATAGAAGAGGCTAAATCGCTTGATAAAAATAGCCGACTGGCAAGAAAACTAAGCCTTGGCCCCTATCAATTGGCTAAAAAAATGGGCGAAGAATCGGTGGAAATGGTCATCGCCTCTGGCAAAGAGTGCGATAAAGACTTTTTGGAAGAGGCCGCCGATGTGTTCTATTACTATATGCTGGCGCTGCACGACAGGGGCTACGCGCTTAAAGATGTCTTGCTCATCTTGAAAGATAGGGATAAAAACGGAAAGAAAGATAAGGTGTATTAA
- a CDS encoding 4Fe-4S dicluster domain-containing protein, whose protein sequence is MAIKITDECINCGACEPECPNNAIYEGAMDWRFEDGTTLTGFVVGKNGHSADAAEAQEPLSDDIYYIVPDKCTECKGFHDEPQCAAVCPVDCCVPDDNFQESEGELLEKKEMLHS, encoded by the coding sequence ATGGCAATCAAAATAACAGACGAATGTATTAATTGTGGTGCTTGCGAACCAGAGTGCCCGAATAACGCCATTTATGAAGGTGCTATGGATTGGCGTTTTGAAGATGGAACCACGCTTACGGGCTTTGTAGTGGGGAAAAATGGGCATTCAGCCGATGCTGCTGAGGCGCAAGAGCCGTTGAGCGATGATATTTATTACATCGTTCCAGATAAGTGTACGGAGTGTAAGGGATTTCACGATGAGCCGCAGTGTGCCGCGGTGTGCCCTGTGGATTGTTGTGTGCCAGATGATAATTTCCAAGAATCTGAGGGGGAATTGCTGGAGAAAAAAGAAATGTTGCACTCTTAA
- a CDS encoding acyl-CoA reductase has translation MQLKNRIATFCDLGRNLESFIKNYSTNELSPEQKNLLHAIQKAYAQNPWFTEENILFTLSEWVQALNSKNIELWLKKYDFKPKNQRIGIVAAGNIPMVGFHDLLCVLLAGERAQIKLSSKDWALMQYMIDFLRINSKDLHQAIEVVENLHNYDAVIATGSDNTARYFEAYFKNKPHIIRRNRTSIAVLTGEETEAQLELLCHDMLRYFGLGCRNVTKLYIPENYDLNLIFKALYGWRDIINHHKYANNYDYNRAILMMKQIPIMDNGFVLLEENDALFSPIGVVYYEKYRSQEDLNQALPLLEDKIQCLVSENFNSILKTTPLGQAQRPKLWDYADGIDTMEWIMSLK, from the coding sequence ATGCAATTAAAAAATCGTATCGCAACTTTTTGCGATTTGGGGCGTAATTTAGAATCATTCATAAAAAATTATTCTACAAATGAGCTCTCCCCCGAGCAAAAAAACTTGCTACACGCTATCCAAAAAGCCTATGCACAAAACCCCTGGTTTACAGAGGAAAATATACTTTTTACGCTAAGCGAATGGGTGCAGGCTTTGAATTCTAAAAACATTGAGCTATGGCTAAAAAAATATGATTTTAAGCCTAAAAATCAAAGAATTGGCATTGTTGCTGCGGGAAATATCCCAATGGTGGGTTTTCACGATTTGCTCTGTGTACTGCTGGCTGGCGAAAGGGCACAAATTAAACTATCCTCTAAGGACTGGGCGCTGATGCAATATATGATAGATTTTTTAAGAATTAATTCCAAGGACTTGCACCAAGCCATCGAGGTGGTGGAAAATTTGCACAATTATGATGCGGTGATTGCCACAGGAAGCGATAATACGGCGCGCTATTTTGAAGCCTATTTTAAAAACAAACCCCACATTATCCGCCGAAATAGAACCTCCATCGCGGTGCTCACGGGTGAGGAAACGGAGGCGCAATTAGAGCTCCTTTGTCACGATATGCTACGATATTTTGGCTTAGGATGTAGAAATGTAACTAAGCTCTATATTCCTGAGAATTATGATTTAAACCTAATTTTCAAGGCGCTATATGGCTGGCGAGACATCATTAATCACCATAAATATGCCAATAATTATGATTACAATCGTGCAATTTTGATGATGAAACAAATTCCGATTATGGATAATGGCTTTGTTTTATTGGAAGAAAACGACGCACTTTTTAGCCCAATTGGAGTAGTTTATTACGAAAAATACCGCAGCCAAGAGGATTTAAATCAGGCTTTGCCATTACTTGAAGATAAGATACAATGCCTTGTCTCTGAAAACTTTAACTCTATTTTAAAAACCACTCCTCTGGGGCAAGCGCAACGCCCTAAACTTTGGGATTATGCCGATGGGATTGATACAATGGAGTGGATTATGAGTTTAAAATAA
- the dnaN gene encoding DNA polymerase III subunit beta, whose product MKFIVASSTLQKHLQMLGSVINSSNTLAILDNFLFDLDHNQLKITATDLETTISTVIEVQSEDVESICVPSKILLDTLKTFPDQPLTFLKREDNQLEIVSDQGKYQLSYLSSEDFPETPALPDVSSTTIPSDVLVEAINKTIFATSNDTHRPVMTGVYFEWNSNFLQFVGTDAHRLVKYTRNDLHSTDGSEFIMPKKPMNILKNILPSGEDVIVDYNENNARFSVGNLTITCRLVDGKYPAYGAVIPKENPKVMTINRTMFLNSLRRVSIFANKSTYLVRLKLNGNQLTINSEDTDFANKAEEKLPCDYHGEEFQIGFNAKFLSEILQNLQSEDITLSMSEPSRAGIIKPVGDLEEGEEILMLVMPLMLSAK is encoded by the coding sequence ATGAAATTCATCGTTGCGAGTTCAACATTGCAAAAACACCTACAAATGCTAGGTAGCGTCATAAATTCAAGCAATACTTTAGCTATTTTAGACAATTTTTTGTTTGATTTAGATCACAATCAATTGAAAATCACTGCAACAGATTTAGAAACCACCATTTCAACCGTGATCGAAGTTCAATCAGAAGATGTGGAATCTATTTGCGTGCCTTCAAAGATTTTGCTTGATACGCTTAAAACTTTCCCAGACCAGCCTTTAACTTTCTTAAAAAGAGAAGATAACCAATTAGAAATCGTTTCTGATCAAGGTAAATACCAGCTATCTTATCTTTCGTCTGAGGATTTTCCAGAAACACCAGCTTTGCCAGATGTAAGCTCCACAACAATCCCGAGCGATGTCTTGGTAGAGGCGATTAACAAAACTATTTTTGCAACGAGCAACGATACTCATCGCCCTGTGATGACAGGTGTTTATTTCGAATGGAATAGCAATTTCCTACAATTTGTGGGAACAGATGCACACCGCTTGGTGAAATATACAAGAAATGATTTACATTCAACAGATGGTTCGGAATTCATTATGCCTAAAAAGCCTATGAATATCTTAAAAAATATTTTGCCTTCTGGAGAAGATGTGATTGTGGACTATAACGAAAACAATGCAAGATTTAGCGTAGGGAATTTGACCATTACTTGCCGATTGGTAGATGGGAAGTATCCTGCTTATGGTGCTGTGATCCCAAAAGAAAATCCAAAAGTGATGACTATCAACCGTACGATGTTCTTGAACTCGCTACGCCGTGTGTCTATCTTTGCCAATAAATCAACTTACCTTGTAAGATTAAAACTAAATGGTAATCAATTAACCATCAACTCAGAAGATACAGATTTCGCAAACAAGGCTGAGGAAAAATTGCCATGCGACTACCATGGAGAAGAATTCCAAATTGGATTTAATGCTAAATTCTTGTCTGAAATCTTACAAAATTTACAAAGCGAAGACATTACACTTTCTATGTCTGAACCAAGCCGTGCGGGTATCATAAAACCTGTGGGAGACTTGGAAGAAGGCGAAGAAATCTTAATGCTTGTGATGCCACTAATGCTTTCAGCTAAATAA
- the pheT gene encoding phenylalanine--tRNA ligase subunit beta: MKISHQLLSDFLKTDLNVEKVSAILTDTGLEVEGVEKTGVAKEDLEGFVVGKVLTCEQHPNADKLKVTTVDLGNGNIQQIVCGAPNIAAGQNVPVATVGTVIKDDKGNSFTIKKAKLRGEESNGMICSQKELRISEDNSGIWVMDESLVAGTPLSEIIEESVDYVYEIGLTANRADAMSHFGVARDAYAAMKSKKLNASFEQPNTELEISSKEKSPIEVKVEDAELCPRYAGIYIKGVKVAPSPQWLQQRLKAIGLSPKNNLVDATNYVLHGLGQPMHAFDADKIAGNTIIVKKATEGEKFTTLDEVERTLSGDDLMICNANEPMCIAGVMGGKDSAVSETTQNIFLESAYFNPVSVRKTAKSQTINSDSSFRFERGIDPNYCVKALHFAVKLIQEIAGGEVVGQIIDVYPTPIEGFDVLLQYRNVERILGERLHREKIKEILELLDIEIISETDGTLELKVPAYRVDVQREIDVIEDILRIYGYNNIQINEKVSSSIVAGEGFLDHKVSEGISDLLITHGFNEAMNLSMYKKEYNDWLGFSEENSVTLINSLSQDVSTMRRSLLPSLLSNLDYNIKRRNSNIKLFEFGKSYRVENGKYIETPHLALAVTGDVAGENWHEKSRSVSFFYLKGVVEQILEKFKAQNTKGAELKKDYFTYALNYLLNEESLVYVAEVNKDLLKKFDIDQPVFYAEFSMKAFYKNYEENKGMKFKSLPKFPSVRRDLALLLNIDTSYEAVKEYVESCDTTHIKSVNLFDVYQGDKLPEGKKSYAISLQLQDDEKTMNDKQIDAIMKKVIKVLQDKLNAELRN, encoded by the coding sequence ATGAAAATTTCTCACCAATTGCTATCTGATTTTTTAAAAACAGATTTAAATGTAGAAAAAGTTTCAGCCATTTTAACCGATACAGGACTTGAAGTAGAAGGAGTAGAAAAAACTGGCGTTGCCAAAGAAGATTTAGAAGGTTTTGTTGTAGGAAAAGTATTGACCTGCGAACAACATCCCAACGCCGACAAACTTAAAGTTACAACCGTAGATTTAGGAAACGGTAACATTCAGCAAATCGTGTGCGGTGCACCAAACATTGCAGCAGGGCAAAATGTTCCTGTGGCAACTGTGGGTACCGTAATCAAAGATGATAAAGGAAACTCGTTTACCATCAAAAAAGCAAAATTAAGAGGCGAAGAATCAAACGGAATGATTTGCTCTCAAAAAGAATTACGCATTTCTGAGGATAATTCTGGGATTTGGGTAATGGATGAAAGCCTAGTGGCGGGAACTCCCCTATCAGAAATTATTGAAGAGAGTGTAGATTATGTGTACGAAATCGGGCTTACTGCCAATCGTGCCGATGCTATGTCGCATTTCGGTGTAGCACGAGACGCCTATGCCGCTATGAAATCTAAAAAGCTCAATGCTTCTTTTGAACAGCCTAATACAGAGCTTGAAATCAGCTCAAAAGAAAAATCTCCAATTGAGGTAAAAGTAGAAGATGCTGAGCTTTGTCCGAGATATGCAGGAATTTATATCAAAGGAGTAAAAGTAGCTCCATCGCCACAATGGCTTCAACAGAGATTAAAAGCCATCGGACTTTCGCCTAAAAACAACTTGGTAGATGCTACCAACTATGTTTTGCACGGATTGGGGCAACCAATGCACGCTTTTGATGCCGATAAAATTGCAGGAAATACCATTATTGTAAAAAAAGCCACAGAAGGCGAAAAATTTACTACGCTAGACGAGGTAGAACGCACTTTGAGTGGCGATGATTTGATGATTTGCAATGCAAACGAACCTATGTGTATCGCTGGTGTAATGGGTGGTAAGGATTCTGCTGTGAGCGAAACCACACAAAACATTTTCTTAGAAAGTGCTTACTTCAATCCCGTGAGCGTGAGAAAAACGGCTAAAAGCCAAACAATTAACAGTGATTCATCATTCCGATTTGAAAGAGGAATTGATCCTAATTACTGTGTAAAAGCCTTGCATTTTGCCGTAAAATTAATCCAAGAAATCGCAGGTGGCGAAGTAGTAGGACAAATAATAGATGTGTACCCTACACCAATTGAAGGTTTTGATGTTTTGCTACAATATAGAAATGTAGAAAGAATTTTGGGAGAAAGACTTCATCGCGAAAAAATCAAAGAAATTTTAGAACTTCTTGACATAGAAATCATCTCTGAAACAGACGGAACTTTGGAATTAAAAGTACCTGCATATCGTGTAGATGTTCAGCGTGAGATTGATGTGATTGAAGATATTTTGAGAATCTATGGCTACAACAATATCCAAATCAACGAAAAGGTGAGCTCTTCTATCGTTGCAGGCGAGGGATTCCTAGACCATAAAGTGAGCGAGGGCATTTCTGATTTGTTGATCACACACGGATTTAACGAAGCGATGAACCTCTCGATGTACAAAAAAGAGTACAACGATTGGCTTGGATTTAGCGAAGAAAATTCTGTGACTTTGATTAACTCATTAAGCCAAGATGTTTCGACAATGCGTAGAAGTTTGTTGCCAAGTTTGCTCTCAAACTTAGACTACAACATTAAACGCCGAAATAGCAATATCAAACTATTTGAATTTGGGAAATCCTACCGAGTAGAAAACGGAAAATATATCGAAACTCCACATTTGGCTCTCGCTGTAACTGGTGATGTAGCGGGCGAAAATTGGCATGAAAAATCGAGAAGTGTTTCTTTCTTCTACCTTAAAGGTGTTGTGGAGCAAATTTTAGAAAAATTCAAAGCTCAAAACACAAAAGGTGCAGAATTGAAAAAAGATTACTTTACCTATGCATTAAACTATCTTCTAAACGAAGAATCTTTAGTATATGTAGCAGAAGTAAACAAAGATTTATTAAAGAAATTCGACATCGATCAGCCTGTGTTTTATGCGGAATTTAGCATGAAAGCTTTCTACAAAAATTATGAAGAAAACAAAGGCATGAAATTCAAAAGCTTGCCCAAATTCCCAAGTGTAAGAAGAGATTTAGCACTATTGCTAAACATAGACACAAGCTATGAAGCTGTAAAAGAATACGTTGAATCTTGCGATACTACCCACATCAAAAGCGTAAATTTATTTGATGTATACCAAGGAGACAAACTGCCTGAGGGTAAAAAGTCGTATGCAATCAGCCTTCAATTACAAGATGATGAAAAAACAATGAACGATAAGCAAATTGATGCGATTATGAAAAAAGTAATCAAAGTGCTTCAAGATAAATTAAACGCAGAACTTAGAAACTAA